The following are encoded together in the Cynocephalus volans isolate mCynVol1 chromosome 4, mCynVol1.pri, whole genome shotgun sequence genome:
- the LOC134377260 gene encoding olfactory receptor 2L13-like: protein MEKWNHTSSDFILVGLFPPNQTGLFLLLLVILVFFLASVGNSAMIHLIRLDARLHTPMYFLLSQLSLMDLMHISTTVPKLVLNFLSGQNGISLLGCGLQSFFFLTMACSEGLLLASMAYDRYVAICHPLHYPIYMSKRKCLKMIMGSWMLGSINSLAHTVYALHLPYCQSRAIDHFFCDIPAMLHLACVDTWVYEYMGFVSTGLFLLFPFLGITASYGRVLFAVYHMSSKEGIKKAFATCSTHLTVVTFYYAPFVCTYLRPRSLRSPAEDKVLAVFYTILTPMLNPIIYSLRNTEVLAAMRRVFGMFSSMK from the coding sequence atggagaaatggaatCACACTTCAAGTGATTTCATTTTGGTGGGGTTGTTTCCTCCAAATCAAACTGGCCTCTTTCTCTTGTTGCTTGTCATCCTTGTGTTCTTTCTCGCTTCCGTGGGTAACTCAGCCATGATTCACCTCATTCGCTTGGATGCCCGTCTCCACACACCCATGTACTTTCTCCTCAGCCAGCTCTCCCTCATGGACCTCATGCACATCTCCACCACTGTCCCCAAGCTGGTGCTCAACTTCCTCTCTGGCCAGAACGGCATCTCACTCCTGGGATGTGGCCTGCAAAGCTTCTTCTTCCTGACAATGGCATGTTCTGAAGGCTTACTCCTGGCCTCCATGGCCTATGACCGTTACGTGGCCATCTGCCACCCCCTCCACTATCCCATCTACATGAGTAAAAGGAAGTGTCTGAAGATGATCATGGGATCTTGGATGCTGGGCTCCATCAACTCCTTGGCACACACAGTCTATGCTCTGCATCTTCCTTACTGCCAGTCCAGGGCCATTGATCACTTCTTCTGTGACATCCCAGCCATGTTGCATCTTGCCTGTGTGGACACTTGGGTCTATGAGTACATGGGTTTTGTGAGCAcgggcctttttctcctttttcctttccttggcATCACTGCTTCCTATGGTCGGGTTCTCTTTGCTGTCTACCATATGAGCTCAAAAGAGGGAATAAAAAAGGCCTTCGCCACCTGTTCAACACATTTAACTGTAGTGACCTTCTACTATGCACCTTTTGTGTGCACCTACCTTCGGCCCAGGAGTCTCCGCTCACCAGCAGAAGATAAGGTTCTGGCAGTCTTCTACACTATCCTCACCCCCATGCTGAATcccattatctatagtctgaggAATACAGAAGTTCTGGCGGCCATGAGAAGAGTGTTTGGGATGTTCTC